A window of Fluoribacter dumoffii NY 23 contains these coding sequences:
- a CDS encoding dihydrofolate reductase, producing the protein MISIIAAIDEAGGLGLNNQLLCHLPADLQYFKSMTMGKPIIMGRKTFESIGKPLPGRLNVVISRSIASIEGVVVCDSLDKAIEQTKEFPEIMVIGGAEIFSATMNKATRLYITQIHHQFKADVFFPEINQSIWHCQDKQFRQHDGKNTYDMTFYLYERRK; encoded by the coding sequence ATGATTAGTATAATTGCCGCAATTGATGAAGCTGGAGGTTTAGGCCTCAATAACCAATTACTTTGCCATTTACCCGCCGATCTGCAATATTTCAAATCAATGACTATGGGTAAGCCTATTATTATGGGACGAAAAACGTTTGAGTCCATAGGAAAACCATTACCCGGAAGATTAAATGTAGTTATTAGTCGAAGTATCGCTTCAATTGAGGGCGTCGTGGTCTGCGATTCACTGGACAAAGCAATAGAGCAAACGAAAGAATTTCCCGAAATTATGGTAATTGGCGGCGCAGAAATATTCTCCGCAACAATGAATAAAGCTACACGTTTATATATCACCCAAATACATCATCAATTTAAAGCCGATGTATTCTTTCCAGAAATTAACCAATCAATATGGCATTGCCAGGACAAACAGTTTAGACAGCATGATGGTAAGAATACATACGATATGACTTTTTACCTCTATGAGCGCAGAAAATAG
- the pdxA gene encoding 4-hydroxythreonine-4-phosphate dehydrogenase PdxA — MKPLLISSGEPAGIGPDLCLALAEYDFPLVILGDQAVLEARAKELNLDICFNSYQSGQAIEPKLGHLSVFSVTCPTEVQTGHLNPQNATYVIELLNKAAILCGRGEFSALVTAPVHKANINAAGIPFSGHTEYFADYYKVDDVVMMLACNEMKVALVTTHLPLCKVAETITSDLIIKVITQVHQSLIRDFNIKTPYIKVAGINPHAGESGYLGREEIEVITPALSLLKNKGINVQGPLPADTMFIKNQSSRCDVYVAMYHDQGLPVIKYADFHNAVNVTLGLPIIRTSVDHGTAVELAGKNLLDPGSMLAAVNMAKNMALSRMGS, encoded by the coding sequence GTGAAGCCGCTGTTAATTAGTAGTGGAGAGCCGGCAGGGATTGGTCCTGATTTATGCCTGGCTCTTGCAGAATATGATTTTCCCTTGGTCATTTTAGGTGATCAAGCAGTCCTGGAGGCGAGGGCAAAAGAATTAAATCTCGATATTTGTTTTAACTCATATCAAAGTGGCCAAGCTATAGAACCTAAACTGGGTCATCTGTCCGTGTTTTCGGTCACATGCCCTACAGAGGTCCAAACAGGACATCTCAATCCGCAAAATGCTACTTATGTTATCGAATTACTCAATAAAGCCGCAATCCTATGTGGCCGTGGTGAATTTTCCGCATTAGTTACCGCCCCAGTGCACAAGGCAAATATTAATGCGGCAGGTATTCCGTTTAGCGGACACACCGAGTATTTTGCAGACTACTATAAAGTAGATGATGTAGTTATGATGCTGGCTTGTAACGAGATGAAGGTCGCTTTAGTTACTACCCATCTGCCTTTGTGCAAGGTAGCTGAAACAATTACTTCTGATTTAATCATCAAAGTGATTACGCAAGTTCATCAATCCCTGATTCGCGATTTCAATATAAAAACTCCGTATATTAAAGTAGCGGGGATAAATCCGCATGCAGGAGAGTCCGGATATTTGGGGCGCGAAGAAATTGAAGTAATTACTCCTGCATTGTCATTACTAAAAAATAAAGGCATTAACGTTCAAGGGCCGTTGCCTGCTGATACAATGTTTATTAAAAACCAGTCCAGTAGATGTGACGTTTATGTGGCGATGTATCATGATCAGGGTTTGCCAGTAATTAAATATGCTGATTTTCATAATGCAGTCAATGTAACCTTGGGATTGCCTATAATTCGTACTTCAGTAGATCATGGAACAGCCGTGGAGTTGGCAGGTAAAAATCTGCTTGATCCAGGTTCTATGTTAGCTGCTGTAAATATGGCCAAAAATATGGCTCTATCCAGGATGGGATCATGA
- a CDS encoding peptidylprolyl isomerase, which translates to MYKKIALVCIMFALVSVAEAKQLLDKVVAVVNNGVITESELKKQVELTKKQIIAQKLQVPADSVLRKQVLQHLIDVNVQLQMAKQHSLTVDDTELNQAIEKIAAVNHATLTQLREEIARQGMSWNEYRENIRKEMLLSHLQQKAVGKDAMVTNEQVEQYLKTEGGIVDRTALTYHLQNIVIPLDEEPTSEQVKKAKNKAESLLVKIKKGDDFSRLAIENSSGEFALEGGDLGERHLAQLPELFAKEVVNMKVGQVVGPLRAGNGFQLIKLVSIGGEKQHHVITKTHVRHILLKPDPSLLPEDSKKQVNNIYQQVRAGKDFALMAKQYSLDSASAVKGGDLGWVAPGVLVPEFEKAMDKLSVNEISPPVKSQFGWHIIQVLGRKQEDDSEAFKKQQVRQFLQQRKFAEAVQNWQQHIRSDAYVKIIDKELA; encoded by the coding sequence ATGTATAAAAAAATAGCCCTTGTATGCATAATGTTTGCTCTGGTGAGCGTGGCAGAAGCCAAACAATTATTGGATAAGGTAGTTGCAGTCGTTAATAATGGAGTGATTACCGAGAGTGAACTTAAGAAACAGGTTGAGTTAACGAAAAAACAAATTATCGCGCAAAAATTGCAGGTACCCGCGGATTCGGTGTTGCGCAAACAAGTACTTCAACACTTAATTGATGTCAATGTGCAACTGCAGATGGCAAAGCAACATAGTCTTACAGTGGATGATACAGAACTGAACCAGGCAATTGAAAAAATTGCCGCGGTAAATCACGCTACCCTGACCCAGCTGCGCGAAGAAATTGCCAGACAAGGGATGAGTTGGAATGAATATAGAGAAAATATTCGTAAAGAGATGCTTCTTTCACATTTGCAGCAGAAAGCAGTGGGAAAAGATGCAATGGTTACCAATGAGCAAGTGGAACAGTATCTTAAAACAGAAGGGGGCATAGTCGATCGTACAGCCTTAACCTATCATCTTCAAAATATTGTGATTCCCCTTGATGAAGAACCTACATCAGAACAAGTAAAAAAAGCAAAAAACAAAGCTGAATCTTTATTGGTAAAAATAAAGAAAGGCGATGATTTTAGCCGTCTGGCTATAGAGAATTCCAGTGGGGAATTTGCCTTGGAAGGGGGCGATTTAGGCGAGCGTCATTTGGCCCAATTACCGGAATTGTTTGCAAAAGAAGTTGTAAATATGAAAGTAGGGCAGGTAGTTGGTCCTTTACGGGCAGGCAATGGGTTTCAGTTAATAAAGCTGGTTTCAATTGGCGGGGAAAAGCAGCATCATGTGATTACTAAAACCCATGTGCGTCATATTCTCTTAAAACCCGATCCCAGTTTGCTTCCTGAAGATTCAAAGAAACAGGTGAATAATATTTATCAACAGGTAAGAGCGGGTAAAGATTTTGCACTCATGGCAAAACAATATTCCCTTGATTCGGCAAGTGCTGTTAAAGGTGGCGATTTAGGCTGGGTTGCCCCTGGAGTTTTAGTCCCTGAATTTGAAAAGGCTATGGATAAATTGTCGGTAAATGAAATTAGCCCTCCTGTCAAATCACAATTTGGTTGGCACATTATTCAGGTTCTTGGTCGGAAACAGGAAGATGATTCAGAAGCTTTTAAAAAGCAACAGGTTCGACAATTCTTACAACAACGCAAATTTGCTGAAGCAGTGCAAAATTGGCAACAGCATATACGTTCCGATGCTTACGTTAAAATTATTGATAAGGAATTGGCGTGA
- a CDS encoding LPS-assembly protein LptD, giving the protein MSMCTVLLIVLMVMYQALAYSSSMINEPVQACVIARDVDLTNAIREKFAQCLGWHADQSSPICLGSYQPLTVTPLASPDEIKIMADRVSFYQDKPSTLAGNVEIQQGQRVVNAQTAYVYRDPKSKQITKIEFLGNVHYLEPDKLLIARKATINPQDKSGKTEDVLYRFNVNKHAALLPAWGRARLMQRFPNSDYLLRQATYTTCAPQDKAWSLEAKSIVIDDKKKVGVARDVKLRIREWPILYVPYLSFPTTKERKSGFLMPLTGYSNVGGFDLGIPYYWNIAPNYDLTLTPQIYTKRNVMLGGEFRYLTANSMGRFTGNFLPNDAAFRNFLNSHADEFPSFRNRSNNRWLWSFLDTTQINPNLRLNVNVQQVSDDYYFQDFSTNLALITQRQLLRQADLTYSTDHWTFRSMVQSFQTLHPINETPIADQYERLPQLHARGYYYDLPAQANLNITGQYDQFFWPTSQRQFLGVEMPQGPRFHFNPVLSLPQRSSWGFITPSGEFVENYYQVQNNWNDTHTDYNRFIPRFSTHGGLFFDRNFNWLGESYTQTLEPSLFYLYVPFYNQNQLPIYDTANLIFNFDQLFRTNRFSGFDRIGDANQLSYALTTRWLSERSGVELASFSIGQIKYFSDRRVQLCRSPTGYCVGSRYEIGQVSPFYGVSPIASRAIYHFNPFLKILGDYVWDPATSSTNNGNLNLHYQPKSNAIINVGYSYLINGDVTKVRNNEGVDNALHQGIVSVSWPISDRWSTLGAYSYNISKDYSMMSLLGMQYDSCCWAVRIMGGRTFKSLNQEYLPQYNNNIYLQILLKGLGSVANSDPGSVLNTYIPGYNDPFHQ; this is encoded by the coding sequence ATGAGTATGTGTACGGTACTGCTCATTGTGCTCATGGTAATGTATCAGGCATTGGCCTACTCGTCTTCTATGATCAATGAGCCTGTGCAAGCATGTGTGATCGCCCGGGATGTGGATTTAACCAATGCCATTAGAGAAAAATTTGCCCAATGCCTGGGGTGGCATGCCGATCAAAGCTCCCCTATTTGTCTTGGTTCCTATCAGCCGCTCACAGTCACACCCCTGGCATCACCAGATGAAATAAAGATCATGGCAGATCGCGTGTCGTTTTATCAAGATAAGCCATCGACTTTGGCAGGGAATGTTGAAATTCAGCAAGGCCAAAGAGTGGTCAATGCGCAGACGGCCTATGTCTATCGAGACCCTAAAAGCAAGCAGATTACAAAAATTGAATTCCTGGGTAATGTTCATTACCTGGAGCCCGATAAATTATTGATTGCCCGTAAAGCCACGATTAATCCTCAAGATAAATCAGGTAAAACGGAGGATGTACTTTATCGATTTAATGTCAACAAACATGCGGCTTTGTTACCGGCATGGGGGAGAGCCCGACTTATGCAGCGCTTTCCCAACTCCGATTATTTATTGCGCCAGGCAACTTATACCACTTGTGCCCCCCAGGATAAAGCTTGGAGTTTAGAGGCTAAATCCATCGTTATTGATGACAAGAAAAAGGTAGGTGTTGCCAGGGATGTGAAATTGCGTATCCGTGAGTGGCCAATTTTATATGTTCCTTATTTGAGTTTCCCTACCACTAAGGAGCGTAAATCGGGATTTTTAATGCCTTTAACAGGCTATTCCAATGTAGGTGGTTTTGATCTGGGGATCCCTTATTACTGGAATATTGCACCTAACTATGATTTGACTTTAACGCCGCAGATTTATACCAAACGAAATGTCATGCTAGGCGGAGAGTTTCGGTATTTAACTGCAAACAGTATGGGAAGATTCACGGGTAATTTTCTGCCCAATGATGCTGCATTTCGGAATTTCTTGAACAGCCATGCTGATGAGTTCCCTTCCTTTAGAAACAGATCCAACAATCGATGGCTTTGGAGTTTTCTTGATACCACGCAAATTAATCCTAATTTACGGCTTAATGTGAATGTCCAGCAGGTGTCAGATGATTATTATTTTCAGGATTTCAGTACTAATCTGGCCCTGATTACCCAAAGACAGTTATTACGCCAAGCTGATCTAACCTATTCCACGGATCACTGGACTTTTAGAAGCATGGTTCAAAGTTTCCAAACCTTGCATCCGATTAATGAGACACCTATCGCGGACCAGTATGAACGATTACCGCAATTGCATGCGCGCGGTTATTACTATGATTTACCTGCCCAGGCTAATTTAAACATTACAGGCCAATACGACCAGTTTTTTTGGCCAACATCACAAAGACAATTTTTAGGGGTTGAAATGCCCCAGGGCCCTAGATTTCATTTTAATCCAGTGCTGTCTCTACCCCAGAGAAGCAGTTGGGGGTTTATTACTCCATCGGGAGAGTTCGTAGAAAATTATTATCAGGTGCAGAATAATTGGAATGATACCCACACTGATTACAATCGCTTTATTCCCCGTTTCAGTACCCATGGGGGCTTATTTTTCGATCGCAATTTCAATTGGTTGGGAGAATCTTATACCCAAACATTAGAACCTAGTTTATTTTATTTATATGTACCCTTTTATAATCAAAATCAACTGCCTATTTACGATACTGCCAATTTGATTTTTAATTTTGATCAATTGTTCAGAACCAACCGTTTTTCCGGGTTTGATCGAATTGGTGATGCCAATCAATTATCCTATGCACTGACAACACGGTGGTTGTCTGAACGCTCCGGGGTTGAGCTTGCCAGTTTTTCTATTGGACAAATCAAATATTTTTCAGACAGACGAGTACAACTATGCCGTAGTCCAACGGGTTATTGTGTCGGCAGTCGTTATGAAATTGGACAGGTATCGCCATTCTATGGTGTTTCACCTATCGCTTCACGTGCTATTTATCATTTCAACCCCTTTTTGAAAATCCTGGGCGATTACGTTTGGGACCCAGCGACATCCTCAACAAATAATGGTAACTTGAATTTGCATTATCAACCCAAATCCAATGCAATTATTAACGTGGGCTACAGCTATTTAATTAATGGTGATGTGACCAAAGTAAGGAATAATGAGGGTGTGGATAATGCGTTACATCAAGGGATAGTTTCTGTTTCTTGGCCAATAAGTGATCGCTGGAGTACACTGGGTGCATACAGTTATAACATCAGTAAAGACTACAGTATGATGTCCTTGTTGGGAATGCAATATGATAGTTGTTGCTGGGCAGTACGAATTATGGGTGGAAGAACCTTCAAAAGTTTAAATCAGGAATATTTGCCCCAATATAATAACAATATTTATTTGCAAATCTTGTTAAAAGGCTTAGGATCAGTAGCAAATAGTGATCCGGGAAGTGTATTGAATACTTATATTCCAGGATACAATGATCCATTTCATCAATAA
- a CDS encoding aminoglycoside phosphotransferase family protein, with protein MHERENALKEWLIHTLKQDDFQLAPLAGDASFRRYFRLQHNGLSQIVMDAPPGKEDLKPFIHIARVLEHSDVHTPKILAMDLDKGFLLLSDLGDELLLNALNPETVNAHYQHAIKTLFKIQKCSIHDPLLASFDEAHMLKEMSLCPEWFFKAYLDLDLGHEECTLIQQTMEGIAKEVAQQPLTFIHRDYHSRNLMLLKNQSETALGVIDFQDAMRGPLTYDLVSLLKDCYISWPRSKVLEWVEFFYTHSPLARNYSLPEFIRAFDLCGLQRHLKVLGIFCRLHLRDHKPGYLKDLPLVLKYVLECTETYEELHPFFQFLQMRVYLP; from the coding sequence ATGCATGAACGAGAAAACGCACTGAAAGAATGGTTAATTCATACTCTGAAACAAGATGATTTTCAGTTAGCTCCTTTAGCTGGAGATGCCAGCTTTAGACGATATTTTCGTCTTCAACATAACGGACTTTCCCAAATAGTCATGGATGCTCCTCCAGGAAAAGAAGATCTCAAACCTTTTATCCATATTGCAAGAGTTTTGGAACATTCCGATGTACATACACCTAAAATTCTCGCCATGGATTTAGATAAAGGATTCTTGCTTTTAAGCGATTTGGGTGATGAGCTTCTTTTAAACGCATTGAATCCAGAAACAGTAAATGCCCATTACCAGCATGCGATAAAAACTTTATTTAAAATTCAAAAGTGTTCCATTCATGATCCGCTACTCGCTTCGTTTGATGAAGCTCATATGCTTAAAGAAATGAGTTTGTGCCCTGAATGGTTTTTTAAAGCCTATCTCGATCTGGATCTCGGTCATGAAGAATGCACGCTGATTCAGCAAACCATGGAGGGCATTGCCAAGGAGGTAGCCCAACAGCCCCTTACTTTCATTCATCGAGACTATCACTCGCGCAATCTGATGCTCTTAAAAAATCAGTCAGAAACCGCATTGGGAGTGATTGACTTCCAAGATGCGATGCGTGGCCCCCTCACTTATGATTTGGTTTCCTTACTCAAGGATTGTTATATTAGCTGGCCACGAAGTAAAGTGCTCGAATGGGTCGAATTTTTCTACACCCACAGCCCATTAGCCAGAAATTATTCTTTACCGGAATTTATCCGTGCATTTGATTTATGCGGTTTGCAAAGGCATTTGAAAGTTTTGGGCATATTTTGTCGTTTGCATTTACGGGATCATAAACCAGGGTACCTTAAAGACCTGCCATTAGTATTAAAATACGTGCTTGAATGTACCGAAACCTATGAAGAGTTACATCCATTCTTCCAATTTCTGCAAATGAGAGTTTATTTACCATGA
- the murU gene encoding N-acetylmuramate alpha-1-phosphate uridylyltransferase MurU: MKTAMILAAGRGDRLKPITERMPKALCIVKERPLIEHHVINLVKAGFQRVVINHAYLGGQIRQHLGNGSRWGIDICYSPEPPGGLETGGGIVNALPLLGVNPFITVNADIYTDFDFSQLQPENTASIHVILVNKNPALNHHGDFGLINQIQLSNNNPEYTLAGICCYNPKIFTDCRQGRYSIAPLIRHYAAQNKATASVYNGLWYDIGTLERLQAVNQI; encoded by the coding sequence ATGAAAACTGCTATGATTTTGGCTGCCGGCAGGGGGGATCGTTTGAAACCTATTACCGAACGCATGCCCAAAGCACTGTGTATTGTTAAAGAGAGACCCTTAATAGAACATCATGTAATCAATTTAGTAAAAGCAGGCTTTCAACGGGTGGTAATTAACCATGCCTATCTGGGGGGACAAATCCGCCAACACTTAGGAAACGGCTCCCGGTGGGGAATAGATATTTGCTATTCACCCGAACCTCCCGGTGGACTGGAAACTGGTGGGGGTATTGTCAATGCACTACCTTTGTTAGGTGTTAACCCTTTTATAACAGTCAATGCAGATATTTATACCGATTTTGATTTTTCTCAATTGCAGCCCGAAAATACCGCTTCCATCCATGTGATCTTAGTGAATAAGAATCCTGCATTAAACCACCATGGGGACTTTGGTTTAATCAATCAAATCCAATTGAGTAACAATAACCCGGAATATACTCTGGCAGGCATCTGCTGCTATAACCCCAAAATATTTACAGACTGCCGACAGGGACGTTATTCAATAGCGCCTTTAATCCGTCATTATGCTGCTCAAAATAAAGCCACTGCCAGTGTTTATAACGGCCTCTGGTATGATATAGGAACGCTGGAAAGACTGCAGGCCGTAAATCAAATTTAA
- a CDS encoding acyl-CoA dehydrogenase: MAILFFLLYLIFTLIVLYRAMNPLVWELGSVFYLIVATFAIGLPWIMGFILWLVIITALLVVYLEPLRAAIADLLYKKAGKSIPKLSKTEEEALNAGDTWLEQDIFIGKPNWDRLASVSTALSAEEQAFLDNETQTLCSMIDEWEISQNRDLPEPVWNYMKEKGFFGLVIPKEYGGKGFSARGHSDVVMKIATRSGVAAVTVMVPNSLGPGELINYYGTEEQKAHYLPRLAKGIDIPCFALTEPGAGSDATSIQSTAIVMKKKIDGKMVLGLSITIDKRWITLAPVATLIGLAVNVKDPDGLLKGEGEEGITCVLIPRDTENLQIGNRHLPSDQPFMNGTIRGKDIFVPITTVIGGQKRIGTGWQMLVECLSIGRSISLPALGAGTSSSCYIATSAFARIRCQFNVEIGQFEGVEEKLAEIAGLSYLINSNRLLTVAAVNEHKKPSVASAIAKYFNTELARLVVNSSMDVHAGRAVVVGPRNYLTNFYNGVPISITVEGANVMSRNLLIFGQGSMACHPFVRNEFYAISNQDKAAFREVIWKHIQYFMQNFAKTICSAWTGGIFISAPKLKMKREYKRLARLSHAYAWLADLALIVLGGDLKRKERLSARLADGMSYLYMAMGVLRNVQVNGENPDDLLHAQWAVSYCFYHAQRAMIALCYNFPSRFLGFFARLLAFPFGQTMSYPSDKLEQKLAHLMSKNNQYRNRLKDIVYLSGDPKQPIDRVEHALQQIIQTDDLFKKVGDLKRIKFGQLRDKLKEKVEKNELTQQEMDALLATEAVRWDAILVDEFTFDSMKKRLFDSVTDEIKSPFMHEDASS; encoded by the coding sequence ATGGCCATTCTGTTTTTTTTACTCTATCTGATATTTACCCTGATTGTTCTCTACAGGGCAATGAATCCATTGGTTTGGGAATTGGGAAGTGTCTTTTATCTCATTGTCGCGACTTTTGCCATCGGGTTACCGTGGATCATGGGTTTTATCTTATGGCTGGTAATTATTACAGCCCTACTTGTAGTTTATCTCGAACCGCTACGGGCGGCGATTGCAGATTTACTTTATAAAAAAGCGGGCAAATCAATTCCCAAGTTATCGAAAACTGAAGAAGAAGCATTAAACGCGGGAGATACCTGGCTGGAGCAAGATATTTTCATAGGAAAGCCGAATTGGGATCGGCTAGCCAGTGTCTCTACCGCGCTTTCTGCAGAAGAACAAGCATTCCTCGATAATGAAACCCAGACTTTATGCAGCATGATTGATGAATGGGAGATTAGCCAAAATCGCGATTTACCCGAACCAGTCTGGAATTACATGAAAGAAAAAGGATTTTTTGGTTTAGTAATACCCAAAGAATATGGGGGTAAAGGATTCTCTGCCCGCGGACACTCCGATGTGGTGATGAAAATAGCCACTCGTTCAGGAGTCGCTGCGGTAACGGTTATGGTACCTAATTCCTTAGGCCCGGGAGAATTAATTAATTATTATGGTACCGAAGAACAAAAGGCGCATTATTTACCCCGTCTTGCCAAGGGTATTGATATCCCTTGCTTTGCTTTGACTGAACCTGGGGCTGGCAGCGATGCGACCTCTATTCAATCGACTGCCATCGTCATGAAAAAGAAAATCGATGGCAAAATGGTGCTCGGATTAAGTATTACCATAGATAAGCGATGGATTACGCTTGCTCCAGTAGCCACGTTAATTGGGCTTGCAGTGAATGTAAAAGACCCTGATGGTTTATTGAAGGGAGAAGGGGAAGAGGGAATTACATGTGTGTTAATTCCACGGGATACCGAAAATTTGCAAATTGGAAATCGCCACCTACCGTCGGATCAGCCCTTCATGAACGGTACTATTCGTGGAAAAGATATTTTTGTGCCTATAACTACGGTGATTGGAGGACAAAAACGAATAGGGACTGGATGGCAGATGTTGGTTGAATGTTTATCTATTGGCCGCTCTATTTCTTTACCTGCACTTGGAGCCGGTACTTCCTCCTCTTGCTATATCGCAACCAGTGCTTTTGCACGAATACGTTGTCAATTTAATGTTGAGATAGGTCAATTTGAAGGAGTGGAAGAAAAACTTGCAGAGATAGCAGGTTTAAGTTATCTGATAAATTCCAATCGATTATTGACCGTAGCTGCTGTAAATGAACATAAAAAACCCTCAGTCGCTTCTGCAATTGCGAAATATTTTAATACGGAACTGGCCCGGTTAGTGGTTAATTCCTCCATGGATGTGCATGCGGGACGTGCCGTGGTAGTTGGTCCACGAAACTATTTAACTAACTTTTACAACGGGGTTCCTATTTCCATCACGGTGGAAGGGGCAAATGTGATGTCACGAAACTTGTTGATTTTTGGGCAAGGATCGATGGCTTGCCATCCTTTTGTCCGAAATGAGTTTTATGCAATTTCCAATCAGGATAAAGCCGCATTTAGAGAGGTCATCTGGAAACATATCCAATACTTCATGCAAAATTTCGCCAAAACAATTTGTTCTGCCTGGACTGGCGGGATCTTTATCAGTGCACCCAAGCTAAAAATGAAGCGTGAATATAAGAGACTGGCACGTCTAAGCCATGCTTATGCCTGGCTTGCAGATCTGGCTTTAATCGTTTTGGGTGGTGATTTAAAACGTAAAGAACGCTTGTCAGCCCGTCTGGCTGATGGAATGTCCTATCTCTATATGGCGATGGGGGTATTGCGTAATGTGCAGGTGAATGGTGAAAATCCTGATGACCTGTTGCATGCTCAATGGGCTGTATCCTATTGTTTTTATCACGCTCAAAGAGCCATGATCGCCTTGTGTTACAATTTCCCATCCCGGTTCTTGGGATTTTTTGCTCGTCTGCTGGCATTTCCCTTTGGGCAAACGATGAGTTACCCCTCCGATAAGTTAGAGCAAAAATTGGCACATTTGATGAGTAAGAATAATCAGTATCGCAATCGATTGAAGGATATTGTATATCTGAGCGGTGATCCGAAGCAGCCAATAGACAGGGTAGAACATGCTTTACAGCAAATCATTCAAACCGATGATCTTTTCAAAAAAGTCGGTGACTTGAAACGGATTAAGTTTGGTCAGTTACGCGATAAATTAAAGGAAAAAGTTGAAAAGAATGAATTAACCCAACAGGAAATGGATGCCTTACTTGCTACGGAAGCCGTGCGATGGGATGCGATTTTAGTTGATGAGTTTACTTTTGATTCAATGAAGAAGCGTTTATTTGATTCAGTTACTGACGAAATTAAATCACCATTTATGCATGAGGATGCTTCTTCCTAA
- a CDS encoding chromate transporter, whose translation MIRTLLDIILSFGKIGLISLGGGNSMLKLLEYESVEYRHWIGQEEFIAMVGSSFIFPGLTGVKLSALIGYKAAGITGLLLAVLSLNLPGLLMAILGYQWLTSHNGPVMRKIMIGVQYGALALLAAASYSVAQGVVDMYFSIPIALCCFIFFLALTFWNVSPFYGFVGFIVVCFFLVR comes from the coding sequence ATGATAAGAACTCTATTAGACATTATTCTAAGCTTTGGAAAGATCGGCCTCATCTCCCTGGGGGGAGGCAATTCCATGTTAAAACTGCTGGAATATGAATCTGTGGAATATCGGCATTGGATTGGACAGGAAGAATTTATCGCCATGGTAGGCTCCAGTTTCATTTTCCCCGGATTAACCGGGGTTAAGCTTTCAGCGCTTATCGGCTATAAAGCTGCCGGGATCACAGGCTTATTGCTTGCTGTGCTTAGCCTTAATTTACCGGGATTATTAATGGCCATATTGGGATATCAGTGGCTGACGAGCCATAATGGTCCGGTAATGCGCAAAATAATGATTGGCGTTCAATATGGTGCATTGGCACTTTTGGCCGCAGCGAGTTATTCCGTTGCCCAGGGGGTGGTAGATATGTATTTTTCTATCCCTATTGCCCTGTGTTGCTTCATTTTTTTTCTCGCCTTAACTTTTTGGAATGTATCTCCTTTTTATGGGTTTGTTGGATTTATTGTTGTATGTTTTTTTCTGGTTCGTTGA